The DNA window TCGCGGGCATCTCGAGCCGTTGGGCCTCCGCCAGCATCGGCTTGACCTTCGCGGCTCCGTCCAGCATCGAATACTCGGTGTGGTTGTGCAGATGCACGAAGGAGGACCGATGAAGTGGAGGCGGACTGGTCATAGGGACGCCAGTCTATGACCGCGCCCCGACAGATCCGGGCGTGTCGGAGTGCGTGTCTTTGCCGCCCGTCAATCGGCAGGAAACCGTCGCGCGCCGACCTCCAGCGGGAGCCGCAACCCGTTCACGAGGTAGCTGACAGTGCGGTACGTCCCGGCCAGCATGATCAGCTCGAGAATCGCCTCGTCGCTGTGGTTCGCGGTCAGGGCAGACCAGAGCGCATCATCGATCGCACAGGTCTCCTGCAGCGTGTCGCACAGCCGGATCAGGACACGATCGGCTTCGTCCCAACAGGCGTCATCTGCTCCGCCGGTGACCAGCGAGGCGACCTGGACCTCGGAGAGGCCCGCCTTCTCGGCGTAGACGGCGACGTGCACGCCCCATTCGTATTCGGCTCCGCAGGATGCGGTGACCCGGTCGATGACGATCTCGCGTTGCCGAATCGTCAGATGGCCACGATCGAGCAGACCCGAGTTGAAAAACTTGAAGAACAGGCGCCGATCACGGGCCATCGTCGTGAAGAGCGCCAGCGGCGGGGCGCCACGCATGATGGCGTCGACGGCTTCGGCCATATCGCTCTGCAGTGGCATCGGCGCGGGCTCGATCCGTGCGCTATGACTTTTATAGTCACCCATGGTTGCGACTCTAGCCATGCGTGCTACAAAATGTAAAGCATGACGTCACCGAAGATCGGCGCCCCGGTACGCGGTTCGACGTCGGGCAGACCCGTCATGGTCGCGCTCGACATGCTGGGCAGACGGGGGGCACTTCGGCTGCTGTGGGAATTACGCTGCGGCCCTTTGACGTTCCGCGCACTTCAAACCGCCTGCCACAGCAATCCCGGTTCGATGAACACAAGGCTGAAGGAGCTTCGCACGCTCGGGATCGTCGAACACGAAGCGGGTGGGTACCGGCTCACCCGGCACGGGAACGCCCTTATCGAGGCTCTGCAACCACTGCAGAGCTGGGCTGATGGGTGGGCGGCCGACCAGACCGCGGCCGATCCATCCTGAAGACGCGCTTGACCTCTGCTTTCT is part of the Mycolicibacterium tusciae JS617 genome and encodes:
- a CDS encoding carboxymuconolactone decarboxylase family protein; translated protein: MGDYKSHSARIEPAPMPLQSDMAEAVDAIMRGAPPLALFTTMARDRRLFFKFFNSGLLDRGHLTIRQREIVIDRVTASCGAEYEWGVHVAVYAEKAGLSEVQVASLVTGGADDACWDEADRVLIRLCDTLQETCAIDDALWSALTANHSDEAILELIMLAGTYRTVSYLVNGLRLPLEVGARRFPAD
- a CDS encoding winged helix-turn-helix transcriptional regulator, which produces MTSPKIGAPVRGSTSGRPVMVALDMLGRRGALRLLWELRCGPLTFRALQTACHSNPGSMNTRLKELRTLGIVEHEAGGYRLTRHGNALIEALQPLQSWADGWAADQTAADPS